A window of Pseudomonas monteilii contains these coding sequences:
- a CDS encoding rhomboid family intramembrane serine protease has product MSAAQALRLPLDVDLSGFIDLLRRLQVPHRVSLEGEEQVLWVPQAQAEDVRDLYQRFPDGQAEVQAPLTLEADPQPPARGSLAEQARGTWMCSLVLIVSLVVAIVTGLGDNLSTVRWLTFLGFQVQGDYLQFTSLAQGLSEGQWWRLVSPIFLHFGFLHLSMNALWFWELGRRIEQRQGSWVLLGLTLCFGLVSNLTQHLASGPTLFGGLSGVLFGLLGYLWLFQRLAPNEAFRLPRGTLASMLIWLLVCLSGVISALGMGAIANAAHVSGLLVGCLAGLLGGALARRRLSH; this is encoded by the coding sequence GTGAGCGCGGCGCAGGCCTTGCGCCTGCCGCTGGACGTCGACCTGTCGGGGTTCATCGACCTGTTACGGCGCCTGCAGGTGCCGCACCGGGTCAGCCTCGAGGGCGAAGAGCAGGTGCTCTGGGTGCCCCAGGCCCAGGCCGAGGACGTGCGTGACCTGTACCAGCGTTTTCCCGACGGCCAGGCCGAGGTGCAGGCGCCGCTGACCCTCGAGGCCGATCCCCAGCCGCCGGCACGTGGCAGCCTGGCCGAGCAGGCGCGAGGAACCTGGATGTGCAGCCTGGTGCTGATCGTCAGCCTGGTGGTGGCCATCGTCACCGGGCTGGGCGACAACCTGTCGACGGTACGCTGGCTGACCTTCCTCGGGTTCCAGGTGCAGGGCGACTACCTGCAGTTCACCTCGCTGGCGCAAGGGTTGAGCGAAGGGCAGTGGTGGCGACTGGTGTCGCCGATCTTCCTGCATTTCGGCTTCCTGCACCTGTCGATGAACGCGCTGTGGTTCTGGGAGCTGGGCCGGCGCATCGAACAGCGCCAGGGGTCGTGGGTCCTGCTGGGGCTGACCCTGTGCTTCGGCCTGGTGTCGAACCTGACGCAGCACCTGGCCAGCGGCCCCACGCTGTTCGGTGGCCTGTCGGGTGTGCTGTTCGGGCTGCTGGGCTACCTCTGGCTGTTCCAGCGCCTGGCGCCGAACGAGGCGTTCCGTCTGCCGCGCGGCACCTTGGCGAGCATGCTGATCTGGCTGCTGGTGTGCCTGTCCGGGGTGATCAGTGCCTTGGGTATGGGCGCCATCGCCAATGCCGCCCACGTCAGCGGGCTGCTGGTCGGTTGTCTGGCCGGGCTCTTGGGCGGGGCGCTGGCTCGGCGTAGACTGTCGCACTGA
- a CDS encoding serine/threonine protein phosphatase yields MLDPARGFDIIGDVHGCALTLAHLLDTLGYQKTNGVWRHPRRQALFLGDIVDRGPRIREALHLVHAMVEAGQAHCIMGNHEFNALGWMTPALPGSGKTFVREHTPRHARLIDDTLSQFAQHPGEWQAFVQWFQQLPLFLDAGRFRLVHACWDAALIERLRAQYPEGRVDEHFIQASSVPGSFAATVCNRLLRGTDMRLPDGLTLTGGDGLTRAFFRTKFWEDDPQTYGDIVFQPDALPDEVARTPLDPTQKNALLRYGLDEPLLFVGHYWRSGRPAAIRPNLACLDYSAVLYGKLVAYRLDAETSIDPRKFVWVDVDRPQGAR; encoded by the coding sequence ATGCTCGATCCGGCGCGAGGCTTCGACATCATCGGCGACGTGCACGGTTGTGCCCTGACGCTCGCCCACCTGCTCGACACCCTGGGCTACCAGAAGACCAACGGGGTGTGGCGGCATCCGCGTCGACAGGCCCTGTTCCTGGGCGACATCGTCGACCGCGGGCCACGGATCCGCGAAGCCCTGCACCTGGTGCACGCCATGGTCGAGGCCGGACAGGCGCACTGCATCATGGGCAACCATGAGTTCAACGCCCTGGGCTGGATGACACCCGCGCTGCCGGGAAGCGGCAAGACCTTCGTGCGCGAGCACACGCCGCGCCATGCCCGGCTGATCGACGACACCTTGAGCCAGTTCGCCCAGCATCCGGGCGAATGGCAGGCCTTCGTCCAGTGGTTCCAGCAGTTGCCCCTGTTCCTCGACGCCGGTCGCTTCCGTCTGGTGCATGCCTGCTGGGATGCCGCGCTGATCGAACGGTTGCGCGCGCAGTACCCCGAAGGGCGGGTCGACGAGCACTTCATCCAGGCGTCCTCGGTGCCCGGCAGCTTCGCCGCCACGGTCTGCAACCGACTGCTGCGCGGCACCGACATGCGCCTGCCGGACGGCCTGACGCTGACCGGGGGCGATGGCCTGACCCGCGCCTTCTTCCGCACCAAGTTCTGGGAAGACGACCCGCAGACCTATGGCGACATCGTGTTCCAGCCCGACGCGCTGCCCGACGAGGTGGCCCGCACACCGCTGGACCCTACGCAGAAGAACGCGCTGCTGCGCTATGGCCTGGACGAGCCGCTGCTGTTCGTCGGCCATTACTGGCGCAGTGGTCGGCCGGCGGCGATCCGGCCCAACCTGGCCTGCCTGGACTACAGCGCCGTGCTCTACGGCAAGCTGGTAGCCTACCGCCTGGACGCGGAAACCAGCATCGACCCGCGCAAGTTCGTCTGGGTCGATGTCGATCGCCCGCAGGGGGCACGGTGA
- the ppnK gene encoding NAD(+) kinase (catalyzes the phosphorylation of NAD to NADP) codes for MEQFRNIGIIGRLGSSQVLDTIRRLKTFLVERHLHVILEDTIAEVLPGHGLQTSSRKMLGEVCDLVIVVGGDGSLLGAARALARHNTPVLGINRGSLGFLTDIRPDELEVKVAEVLDGHYLVENRFLLQAEARRHGEAIGQGDALNDVVLHPGKSTRMIEFEIYIDGQFVCSQKADGLIVATPTGSTAYALSAGGPIMHPKLDAIVIVPMYPHTLSGRPIVVDGNSELKIVVAKDMQIYPQVSCDGQNHFTCAPGDTITVNKKSQKLRLIHPLDHNYYEVCRTKLGWGSRLGGRGD; via the coding sequence ATGGAGCAGTTTCGCAATATCGGTATCATCGGGCGCCTTGGCAGTTCGCAGGTACTCGACACCATCCGCCGGCTGAAGACCTTCCTGGTCGAACGCCACCTGCACGTGATCCTCGAAGACACCATCGCCGAAGTCCTGCCGGGCCACGGCCTGCAGACCTCCAGCCGCAAGATGCTCGGTGAGGTCTGCGACCTGGTGATCGTGGTCGGCGGCGACGGCAGCCTGCTGGGTGCCGCCCGCGCTCTGGCCCGTCACAACACACCGGTGCTGGGGATCAACCGCGGCAGCCTGGGCTTTCTGACCGACATCCGTCCGGACGAACTGGAAGTGAAGGTCGCCGAAGTGCTCGACGGCCACTACCTGGTCGAGAACCGCTTCCTGCTGCAAGCCGAGGCGCGCCGCCATGGGGAGGCCATCGGCCAGGGCGATGCGCTCAACGACGTGGTCCTGCACCCCGGCAAGTCGACCCGGATGATCGAGTTCGAGATCTACATCGACGGCCAGTTCGTCTGCAGCCAGAAGGCCGACGGCCTGATCGTCGCCACGCCCACCGGTTCGACCGCCTATGCGCTGTCGGCCGGCGGGCCGATCATGCACCCCAAGCTCGACGCCATCGTCATCGTGCCGATGTACCCCCACACCCTGTCGGGGCGCCCGATCGTGGTCGACGGCAACAGCGAGCTGAAGATCGTGGTGGCCAAGGACATGCAGATCTACCCGCAGGTGTCCTGTGACGGCCAGAACCATTTCACCTGCGCGCCAGGCGACACCATCACGGTCAACAAGAAGTCGCAGAAGCTGCGCCTGATCCACCCGCTGGACCACAACTACTACGAGGTGTGCCGCACCAAGCTGGGCTGGGGCAGCCGTCTGGGCGGCAGGGGCGACTGA
- a CDS encoding cobalt chelatase has protein sequence MTPFASLAALPLALRQPLVRDLAWTLVAPALLREAPALLREAPGPQRHPLTGSDWAHDPDALVDWLNALDEDSRALQAWLAQSRSRRLGVYYEGLWQFALHQAPGIEMLAANLPIRQGRQTLGELDVLLRDRDGVHHLELAIKFYLGPTTGDGHEAQRWLGPGCHDRLGSKLDHLIGHQLPMASRPESRVALEALGIGAVRSHLWLGGYLFYPWPGQTSPPTGSHPAHLKGHWVRRDDFAAYRAATGAGVWQVLPRERWLAPFRVEATALAAMPPFEPWLETLQPDADARLLVRLVADDARHWVEAERVFLVAQGWPAPMAEPGVRGVG, from the coding sequence ATGACGCCTTTCGCCTCCCTCGCCGCCCTGCCCCTCGCCCTGCGCCAGCCGCTGGTCCGCGACCTGGCCTGGACACTCGTCGCCCCGGCGTTGCTGCGCGAGGCCCCGGCGTTGCTGCGCGAGGCCCCGGGGCCGCAACGCCACCCGCTGACCGGGAGCGACTGGGCGCACGACCCTGACGCCCTGGTCGATTGGCTCAACGCGCTGGACGAGGACAGTCGAGCGCTGCAGGCCTGGCTGGCGCAGTCCCGCAGCCGGCGCCTGGGGGTGTACTACGAAGGGCTCTGGCAGTTCGCGCTTCACCAGGCACCTGGCATCGAAATGCTGGCGGCCAACCTGCCCATCCGCCAGGGTCGGCAGACCTTGGGAGAACTGGACGTGCTGCTGCGCGACCGTGACGGGGTGCACCATCTGGAGCTGGCGATCAAGTTCTACCTGGGCCCGACGACCGGGGACGGTCATGAGGCGCAGCGCTGGCTCGGGCCGGGCTGTCATGATCGGCTCGGCAGCAAGCTCGATCACCTGATCGGGCACCAACTGCCGATGGCGTCCCGGCCTGAGAGCCGCGTGGCGCTGGAGGCACTGGGCATCGGCGCGGTGCGTTCGCACCTGTGGCTTGGCGGTTACCTGTTCTATCCCTGGCCTGGACAGACAAGCCCGCCGACGGGCAGCCATCCGGCGCATCTGAAGGGCCATTGGGTACGCCGGGACGATTTCGCGGCTTACCGTGCCGCGACTGGCGCGGGTGTGTGGCAGGTGCTGCCGCGCGAACGCTGGCTGGCGCCTTTTCGTGTCGAGGCGACGGCGCTGGCGGCGATGCCGCCGTTCGAACCCTGGCTGGAGACGTTACAACCCGATGCCGACGCACGCCTGCTGGTACGCCTGGTGGCGGATGATGCAAGGCACTGGGTCGAGGCCGAGCGCGTGTTTCTG